The following proteins are encoded in a genomic region of Saccharopolyspora antimicrobica:
- the alr gene encoding alanine racemase, giving the protein MSDQPVHRADLRIDVGAIRHNVRVLSARARESGARTMTIVKSDGYGHGAVTVGRAALESGADCLGVASPGEALQLRAAGITAPVFCWLYVVDEDFAPAIAEDVELSASSLEVLQRIEAAATAQDRIARVHLKIDTGLSRSGCPAELWPALVEAAAKAEAGGHVEVVAVWSHLACADELDHPSIDEQAERFRRAHEQARAAGLNPIRHLANSAAVLTRPDLHFELVRPGIAVYGLDPVPQDGDHGLRPAMTFRSSVALTKRIAAGESVSYGHTWTADRATGLALVPVGYADGVPRTLSGRMSVWLAGERRPVVGRVCMDQLVVDCGDDEVREGDEVLLFGPGDRGEPTAAEWADEIGTIHYEIVTGMYRPRVTRTVEDDLEAP; this is encoded by the coding sequence ATGAGTGACCAGCCCGTGCACCGCGCCGACCTGCGCATCGACGTCGGCGCGATCCGCCACAACGTGAGGGTGCTCTCGGCGCGTGCCCGCGAGTCGGGTGCCCGCACGATGACCATCGTGAAGTCCGACGGCTACGGCCACGGCGCGGTGACCGTCGGGCGCGCAGCGCTCGAATCCGGCGCCGACTGCCTCGGCGTCGCTTCCCCCGGCGAGGCGCTGCAGCTGCGCGCCGCCGGCATCACCGCTCCGGTGTTCTGCTGGCTCTACGTCGTGGACGAGGACTTCGCGCCCGCGATCGCCGAGGACGTCGAGCTGTCCGCGTCGTCGCTGGAAGTGCTCCAGCGGATCGAGGCGGCGGCGACGGCCCAGGACCGCATCGCGCGGGTGCACCTCAAGATCGACACCGGGTTGTCCCGCAGCGGCTGCCCGGCCGAGCTCTGGCCCGCGCTGGTGGAAGCCGCCGCGAAGGCCGAGGCGGGCGGGCACGTCGAGGTCGTGGCGGTGTGGTCGCACCTGGCCTGCGCCGACGAGCTCGACCACCCCTCCATCGACGAGCAGGCCGAGCGGTTCCGGCGCGCGCACGAGCAGGCGCGCGCGGCGGGCCTGAACCCGATCCGCCACCTGGCCAACTCCGCTGCCGTGCTCACCCGGCCCGACCTGCACTTCGAGCTGGTCCGCCCGGGCATCGCGGTGTACGGGCTGGACCCGGTGCCGCAGGACGGCGACCACGGCCTGCGCCCGGCCATGACGTTCCGCTCCTCGGTGGCGCTGACCAAGCGCATCGCGGCGGGCGAGAGCGTCTCGTACGGGCACACCTGGACGGCGGACCGCGCGACCGGGCTCGCGCTGGTGCCGGTCGGCTACGCCGACGGCGTGCCGCGCACCCTGTCCGGCCGGATGTCGGTGTGGCTGGCGGGCGAGCGGCGTCCGGTCGTCGGCCGGGTCTGCATGGACCAGCTGGTGGTCGACTGCGGCGACGACGAGGTCCGCGAGGGCGACGAGGTCCTGCTGTTCGGGCCGGGCGACCGCGGCGAGCCGACGGCGGCGGAGTGGGCGGACGAGATCGGCACCATCCACTACGAGATCGTCACCGGCATGTACCGGCCGCGGGTGACGCGCACGGTCGAGGACGACCTGGAGGCACCATGA